One window of the Oligoflexia bacterium genome contains the following:
- a CDS encoding GIY-YIG nuclease family protein yields MILEDAKKYESRTGWYKASPKLYRAAIQREILKQACRHMFRLGNKAQCYIYILEFQDKSFYVGITANPQYRLNHHLTRHPKIKIKSKTVPYKFLLSQKLYPAEIAAKKEAQLIQTYLNKGWSSIGNPKRAGHLGGAHRKYTTKKQIYEVAAKCKSRTDFIRNYVLAYVTAISMGIVQEVLSQFKPLKKLNGYWNTRTIKYCLSKSATWKDFRENYPQAYGRAQIMGILDSLKKYSCHFGISYEKKPPGYWSIKRHRDLEIKRLKKKFKNQQITIRIILEESSGLYRYFCNSGQLQLFRKNFNLKWPSRS; encoded by the coding sequence ATGATTTTAGAAGATGCAAAAAAATACGAATCACGAACGGGCTGGTATAAAGCAAGCCCGAAACTATATCGAGCTGCAATCCAGAGGGAAATTCTTAAACAAGCCTGTAGGCATATGTTCAGGTTGGGTAACAAAGCACAATGCTATATTTATATCCTAGAGTTTCAAGATAAGTCTTTTTATGTCGGAATTACAGCTAATCCTCAATATAGGTTAAATCATCACTTAACAAGACATCCAAAAATAAAAATAAAATCCAAGACTGTTCCATACAAATTTTTACTTTCTCAAAAATTATATCCAGCTGAAATTGCTGCAAAAAAGGAAGCGCAATTAATTCAAACGTATTTAAATAAAGGCTGGTCTTCGATAGGAAACCCCAAAAGAGCTGGTCACCTTGGTGGAGCTCACAGGAAGTATACCACGAAAAAGCAAATTTATGAGGTAGCAGCGAAATGTAAATCCAGAACAGACTTTATCAGGAACTACGTTTTAGCATATGTTACAGCCATTAGCATGGGTATAGTTCAGGAAGTATTGTCTCAATTTAAACCGTTAAAAAAATTAAACGGTTATTGGAACACTAGGACTATTAAGTATTGCTTGTCTAAATCAGCTACGTGGAAAGATTTTCGAGAAAATTATCCACAAGCATATGGAAGAGCTCAGATAATGGGAATTTTGGATTCACTGAAAAAATATTCTTGTCACTTCGGAATATCATACGAAAAAAAGCCACCAGGTTATTGGAGTATCAAAAGGCATAGAGATTTAGAAATTAAACGGTTAAAGAAAAAGTTTAAAAATCAACAAATTACCATTCGTATTATTTTAGAAGAGAGCTCAGGTCTTTATAGGTATTTTTGTAACTCAGGTCAGCTTCAATTATTTAGAAAAAACTTTAATTTGAAGTGGCCATCTCGTTCGTGA
- a CDS encoding PAS domain-containing protein has product MTLVIGIAASDGSILVLLGGAPDLDRAFEISVLIPLLAAALHNERVRLTAKGQVDTESKSAQRAMELSMALDETRRNLQMSLLETKQQKDYADTEREKFEALFAESPTAMALLRGPTHIFEKVNSVYLQLIGHRDVVGKALLEALPELIDQPFVKQLLDKVYETGETFIGKEINVFLKRQPESSPEDRYFDFTYKRILNAHGKPYGVHINAIDVTDKILDRKKIEDSERQFRTLADSIPQLTWMANGDGWIYWYNQRWYDYTGTTLEEMKGQEWVRVHHPDHVERVVDFISQAWKKNEPWELTFPLKNKNGEWRWFLTRAVPILDLNKKIIRWFGTNTDIDDQVRIQSENEHLLDMSRIDLENLKMEREIREKFVATLSHDLRNPLAAAKLGAQILIRNQPATDSLVQSVSKIVSSLERADMMIQDLLDANRIRSGHKLPIQIESCNLTEVTTATVEELNLMYENRIILRAKKEIRGHWHCQGLRKVIENLANNAVKYGFPKTPVSISLSQINEMVQIAVHNEGKPLTPEEQINIFDSGHRTKSAEKSGEAGWGLGLTLVRGLAEAHGGIVKVESTPSRGVTFVVELPLDSRPFAQEQNSHTEMSSASRPG; this is encoded by the coding sequence TTGACACTTGTAATCGGTATTGCCGCTTCAGATGGTTCGATTCTGGTATTGCTAGGCGGAGCTCCTGATCTTGATCGGGCATTTGAAATAAGTGTTCTTATTCCACTCCTCGCGGCAGCCCTTCACAATGAGCGAGTCCGTTTAACGGCAAAAGGGCAGGTCGATACAGAAAGCAAATCTGCACAGCGGGCGATGGAGCTCTCAATGGCGCTCGATGAGACTCGTCGAAATCTTCAGATGTCACTTCTTGAGACTAAGCAGCAGAAAGATTATGCTGATACCGAGCGAGAAAAATTTGAAGCACTTTTTGCTGAGTCGCCAACTGCAATGGCTTTGCTTCGAGGACCCACACATATTTTTGAAAAAGTTAACTCCGTCTATCTGCAACTCATCGGTCACAGAGATGTTGTTGGAAAGGCACTTCTTGAGGCCTTGCCTGAATTGATAGATCAACCTTTTGTTAAACAATTATTGGATAAAGTTTATGAAACCGGCGAGACCTTCATTGGCAAGGAGATAAACGTTTTTTTAAAGCGGCAGCCTGAAAGCTCACCAGAAGACAGATATTTTGATTTTACTTATAAGAGAATCTTGAACGCTCATGGAAAGCCCTACGGTGTGCATATTAATGCAATAGATGTTACCGATAAAATTTTAGATCGAAAAAAAATTGAAGATAGCGAGCGCCAATTTAGAACGCTTGCTGATTCAATTCCACAGCTAACGTGGATGGCCAATGGAGATGGTTGGATTTATTGGTACAACCAGCGATGGTACGATTATACAGGAACAACACTTGAAGAAATGAAAGGTCAAGAATGGGTTCGAGTGCATCACCCAGACCATGTCGAGCGAGTGGTTGATTTTATTTCTCAAGCCTGGAAAAAAAATGAGCCTTGGGAATTAACATTTCCACTTAAAAATAAAAATGGCGAATGGCGATGGTTTTTAACTAGAGCTGTGCCAATTCTAGATTTAAACAAAAAAATTATTCGTTGGTTTGGAACCAATACAGATATTGATGACCAGGTTCGGATTCAAAGCGAGAACGAACATCTTTTGGATATGTCGCGTATAGATTTAGAAAATCTCAAAATGGAGCGCGAGATTCGAGAAAAGTTCGTGGCAACTCTTAGCCATGATCTTAGAAATCCACTGGCAGCGGCCAAGCTAGGCGCTCAAATTTTAATTAGAAATCAGCCGGCAACAGACAGCCTGGTTCAATCTGTCAGTAAGATTGTTTCAAGCCTTGAACGAGCTGACATGATGATTCAAGATCTTTTAGACGCAAATCGAATTCGGTCGGGTCATAAACTTCCAATTCAAATCGAGTCCTGCAATCTCACAGAAGTTACTACTGCCACAGTTGAAGAGCTGAATTTGATGTACGAAAATAGAATTATTCTTCGTGCTAAGAAAGAGATTCGCGGCCACTGGCATTGCCAAGGTTTAAGAAAAGTTATCGAGAATTTAGCGAATAACGCAGTTAAATACGGATTTCCGAAAACCCCTGTGTCTATTAGTTTAAGTCAAATAAATGAAATGGTGCAAATAGCAGTACATAATGAAGGCAAACCACTAACTCCCGAAGAGCAGATTAATATCTTTGATAGTGGCCACAGAACTAAATCTGCTGAAAAGAGTGGTGAAGCTGGATGGGGATTAGGATTAACCTTGGTGCGCGGCCTTGCAGAAGCTCATGGCGGAATAGTTAAAGTAGAAAGCACACCAAGTAGGGGCGTTACATTTGTAGTGGAGCTTCCTTTAGACTCACGGCCATTTGCTCAAGAGCAAAATTCTCACACAGAAATGTCAAGTGCAAGCAGACCAGGATGA
- a CDS encoding FIST N-terminal domain-containing protein has product MTESTVVYCDLTDSQETGTALGNQIRAEFKDAIADVVIVFASSNYNFTKLLEALKVSSKSKIIVGCSSAGEFITGKHGVSAASALAMCSSDMKFTLNIGRGIRANRSGAARELISTFQGKNTTYPYRSVLLLADALAGYTDSLIEELTTLTGGTYQFFGGGSGDDAKFSQTHVFHDTKAETDAVVGLEILSVKPLGVGAEHGWDVASEPFKVTESEGMRLISLNSIPAVEVFEEHSEVTKQEFDKSNPMSFFLHNTLGIKAEGGYKIRVPLSVQADGSVLCASDIPTGATVYIMKASNKSSEDAAQTAVESALKQLGNNKPKTALFFDCVATRLRMGKDFGLELQALQNSLGQNTKYAGCNSYGQIARVEGQFSGFHNCTAVVCIFPE; this is encoded by the coding sequence ATGACTGAATCAACTGTTGTTTATTGTGATCTCACTGACAGCCAAGAAACTGGCACAGCACTTGGCAATCAAATTCGGGCAGAGTTTAAAGATGCCATTGCTGATGTTGTGATTGTATTCGCATCATCTAATTACAATTTCACAAAACTTCTTGAAGCACTGAAAGTAAGCTCAAAATCTAAGATTATTGTAGGCTGCTCTTCTGCTGGAGAGTTCATCACAGGTAAACACGGAGTCTCTGCAGCTTCAGCTTTAGCAATGTGTTCATCAGATATGAAATTTACACTTAATATTGGGCGCGGCATACGTGCTAACCGTTCAGGTGCTGCAAGGGAATTAATTTCGACATTTCAAGGGAAGAACACAACGTACCCTTATCGTTCGGTACTTCTGCTTGCAGATGCCCTTGCAGGCTATACAGATTCTTTGATTGAAGAACTAACGACGCTGACAGGTGGAACTTATCAATTTTTTGGCGGTGGCTCAGGTGATGACGCCAAATTTAGTCAAACCCATGTTTTTCATGACACCAAAGCTGAAACAGATGCCGTCGTTGGGCTTGAAATTCTCTCAGTTAAACCATTAGGAGTTGGCGCTGAACACGGCTGGGACGTTGCAAGCGAACCATTTAAAGTTACTGAATCAGAAGGAATGAGGCTTATAAGTTTAAACTCAATTCCAGCTGTCGAAGTTTTTGAAGAGCACTCAGAAGTTACAAAACAAGAATTTGATAAATCTAATCCAATGTCCTTTTTTCTCCATAATACTTTGGGCATTAAAGCAGAGGGCGGCTATAAAATTCGCGTACCTCTTTCGGTTCAAGCTGACGGTTCAGTATTATGCGCTTCAGATATTCCTACAGGTGCGACAGTTTACATAATGAAAGCCAGCAATAAATCATCTGAAGATGCCGCACAAACTGCTGTTGAATCTGCATTAAAGCAGCTTGGAAACAATAAACCAAAAACTGCACTCTTTTTTGATTGTGTAGCTACACGCCTCAGGATGGGAAAAGATTTTGGTTTAGAACTTCAAGCTCTTCAAAATTCATTAGGTCAGAATACCAAGTACGCTGGCTGCAACAGCTACGGCCAAATTGCTCGAGTTGAAGGTCAGTTTAGTGGATTTCATAACTGCACTGCTGTTGTTTGCATATTTCCTGAGTAA
- a CDS encoding Fic family protein has product MASLKTNYLDELKFDSTQLATLRQLGEYRGKQILYSKQSPEALESLQETAKVESTESSNRLEGIEVPHKRLEDLVLQNSKPKNRSEQEVAGYRDALALIHGSAKEMKFSSNIILQLHKTIYSYMAQPGGKWKATDNEIIERHPDGTTRIRFKPVPAFQTPMKMQELEENYLKALDEGKSDPLIVIPLAILDFLCIHPFSDGNGRVARLITLISLYHFDYQVGRYISLERIFEETKEDYYRTLEESSKGWHASKHDVGPWINYFWVVLLRAYREFEERVGKIKPGKGSKSDQVRQAVLRQKGSFAISEIENECPWITRDWIRLVLREMKAEKLIQLQGKGRGAKWRLLK; this is encoded by the coding sequence ATGGCATCACTAAAAACTAACTACCTAGATGAGCTAAAGTTTGATTCCACACAGTTGGCGACTCTTCGTCAGCTTGGCGAATATCGTGGGAAACAAATCCTCTATTCGAAACAGTCACCTGAGGCATTGGAAAGTCTCCAAGAAACCGCAAAGGTAGAATCAACCGAATCGTCGAATAGGCTTGAGGGTATTGAGGTACCGCACAAGCGATTAGAAGATCTCGTATTACAAAATTCAAAACCAAAAAATAGGTCAGAACAAGAAGTGGCTGGCTATCGAGACGCGTTGGCTCTTATTCATGGGTCTGCGAAGGAGATGAAGTTTTCTAGCAACATCATTTTACAGCTTCATAAGACTATTTATTCATACATGGCGCAACCTGGTGGTAAGTGGAAAGCCACAGATAATGAAATCATTGAGCGGCATCCTGATGGAACGACAAGAATCAGATTCAAACCAGTTCCTGCATTTCAGACACCAATGAAAATGCAAGAACTTGAAGAAAATTATCTTAAGGCTCTTGATGAAGGGAAGTCAGATCCACTTATTGTTATCCCTTTAGCGATTCTAGACTTTCTCTGCATACATCCTTTCAGTGATGGTAATGGACGCGTTGCCAGATTGATTACACTCATCTCGCTTTATCATTTCGATTACCAAGTTGGACGTTATATTTCGCTAGAGAGAATTTTCGAAGAAACAAAAGAGGACTACTATCGCACGCTAGAGGAAAGTTCAAAAGGATGGCATGCAAGTAAGCATGATGTCGGGCCATGGATAAACTACTTCTGGGTTGTACTCTTGCGAGCTTATCGAGAGTTCGAAGAGCGAGTCGGTAAAATCAAACCTGGGAAGGGTTCAAAATCAGATCAAGTGCGCCAAGCTGTGCTGCGCCAAAAAGGTTCCTTTGCAATTTCTGAAATTGAAAATGAATGCCCTTGGATTACGAGGGATTGGATACGCCTCGTATTAAGAGAGATGAAGGCGGAGAAATTAATTCAGCTTCAAGGCAAGGGGCGTGGAGCGAAGTGGAGATTGTTGAAGTGA
- a CDS encoding type IV toxin-antitoxin system AbiEi family antitoxin domain-containing protein produces the protein MDRQNRTKLNQLLQNWPRGSVAPTSWLLRQGISRQLLDRYEQYGWVTRVAKGVVIRKGEDVSWVGVMLALQEFLEMSVWVGGKTALRLRGLGHYIPMKKKLTINLYSATLSRLPRWVKDFEKTADFQFQKTQMFSEKLKTIKTFSDYEEDKLKIKISTPERAVFEMLESVPSTQSFEEAELIFENLANMRPQVLQSHLQLCRSVKAKRLFLYLAEKSGHTWFLKLNTSKIDLGKGKRAIVPHGKLDSKYQIIVPR, from the coding sequence ATGGATAGACAAAATAGAACTAAGTTAAACCAGCTCTTGCAAAATTGGCCTCGCGGATCGGTGGCTCCGACATCGTGGCTTTTGAGGCAGGGGATATCAAGACAGCTTCTTGATCGGTATGAGCAGTATGGTTGGGTCACAAGAGTTGCAAAGGGAGTCGTTATACGTAAAGGCGAAGATGTTTCTTGGGTAGGCGTAATGTTAGCTCTTCAGGAGTTCCTTGAGATGTCAGTGTGGGTGGGTGGGAAGACTGCCCTGAGGTTGAGAGGGCTAGGCCACTATATCCCTATGAAAAAAAAATTAACAATTAATCTCTACAGTGCGACGCTGAGTCGGTTACCTCGCTGGGTTAAAGATTTTGAAAAAACAGCTGATTTTCAATTTCAGAAAACTCAAATGTTTTCTGAAAAACTTAAAACTATAAAGACTTTTTCAGATTATGAAGAAGACAAGCTAAAAATAAAAATTTCTACCCCTGAACGAGCAGTATTTGAAATGCTTGAATCGGTGCCGTCGACACAGTCTTTTGAAGAGGCTGAACTTATTTTCGAAAACTTAGCAAATATGAGACCTCAAGTTTTACAGAGTCATCTCCAGCTGTGCCGATCAGTGAAAGCAAAAAGACTGTTTCTCTATTTAGCTGAAAAATCTGGGCACACATGGTTTTTAAAACTTAATACGTCAAAGATCGATTTAGGTAAAGGTAAGCGAGCTATTGTACCCCACGGCAAACTCGATTCGAAATATCAAATTATAGTTCCGAGGTAA
- a CDS encoding nucleotidyl transferase AbiEii/AbiGii toxin family protein, translating into MKQNQFYPQVELMLKCIPIIDKERVFALKGGTAINLFVRDMPRLSVDIDLTYVPIENREMSLQKMNEALERISAEIEKRVPGSKVRKTKHGHQIIKLVVATTKTSIKIEPNAVIRGLTGASKSMDLVKTAEDLFEMSVSISVVPMADLYGGKICAALDRQHPRDLFDIKILLENEGLTDKIRKGFLVYLASHDRPMHEVIAPTKKNIKDIFDKEFKDMTEIPTTLDDLYQVRNALIKQIHKDMTADEKEFLISLKSAEPNWGLLGIKGVEKLPAIQWKLQNIKKMAVAKRNEQLTKLKKALEI; encoded by the coding sequence ATGAAACAGAATCAATTTTATCCGCAAGTAGAGTTAATGCTCAAGTGCATCCCTATCATTGATAAAGAAAGAGTCTTTGCACTAAAGGGTGGTACTGCAATCAATTTATTTGTTAGGGATATGCCACGACTGAGTGTTGATATTGATCTTACCTATGTCCCAATAGAAAATCGTGAAATGTCTTTGCAGAAAATGAATGAGGCACTCGAAAGAATTTCAGCTGAAATTGAGAAGAGGGTGCCCGGCTCAAAAGTTCGAAAAACAAAGCACGGCCATCAAATAATAAAACTCGTTGTGGCTACTACAAAGACCTCTATTAAGATTGAGCCCAATGCAGTGATACGAGGTCTAACGGGAGCGTCAAAATCAATGGATCTTGTGAAAACCGCAGAAGATTTATTCGAGATGAGTGTCTCAATTTCTGTGGTCCCTATGGCTGATCTTTATGGAGGAAAAATTTGTGCTGCTCTTGATCGGCAACACCCTCGTGATCTTTTTGATATAAAGATTTTATTAGAGAATGAGGGCTTGACTGACAAAATTAGAAAAGGCTTCTTAGTCTATTTAGCTTCTCATGATCGGCCAATGCACGAAGTGATTGCTCCGACTAAAAAGAATATCAAAGATATTTTTGATAAAGAATTCAAGGATATGACAGAAATACCAACGACTTTAGATGATCTTTACCAGGTAAGAAATGCCCTGATAAAACAAATTCATAAAGATATGACGGCGGATGAAAAAGAATTTTTGATAAGTTTAAAATCTGCTGAACCAAATTGGGGACTCTTAGGTATTAAGGGTGTTGAAAAACTTCCGGCCATTCAATGGAAGCTGCAAAATATCAAAAAAATGGCTGTAGCTAAGAGGAATGAGCAATTAACTAAGTTAAAGAAGGCGCTGGAGATTTAG
- a CDS encoding DEAD/DEAH box helicase family protein, with protein sequence MSKEHIQSIEERLRILDSERKVLAAELITLRSKELVQTRVLLGISARAIPPSTPDDKIELFLSLFRCRESVYPRLWENQKQGKKGYAPACRNEWVRSVCEKPKIKCSDCPNQAFLPLDNVAVKGHLQGTHTIGTYAIRQGDTCIFLAADFDGEGWEEDVLAYKQVAQTLGVEIAVERSRSGNGAHCWIFFRESVPARIARQLGTLLVSRAVELRHSIKLSTYDRFFPNQDYLPNDGFGNLIALPLQKIARDAGNSVFIDEAFQSFEDQWIYLSQVKRLSNNEVVSILEEYLPERNTFSLIPEINALETDERIMKVAKPKLFKGLYTGNVEIELGSQLSIKLADLPGPLVTALKRTATFANPKFYELERMRFSTYPHSRFIFCGDVQQDTLVLPRGVLDQCIELAQEVGAQTIIRDIRLTHKKMKTVFNGELQPEQKKALNKIIENDTGVLLAPPGSGKTVIACALIAKRKLPTLILVHRQPLLDQWKEQIHRFLDVPIKEIGTFASSKKKLTGKIDIAMIQTLTKTDEIEELLSGYSQVIVDECHHIPAVSFESLLKRISSKYILGLTATPYRKDGHHKILFMQCGPIRYEIKSADNNSLSKRVVVHETTFQLSAELGHQPPIHVVWEKLTADQERNNLIVEDITSAIHEGRFPLVISDRKEHLEQLADKTAERNPNIKVFRLEGTLGKKARRQVFDEISLGLETKVPQCLFATASLIGEGVDIPRLDTLVLAMPISFKGRMVQYAGRLHRPFPGKKDVLIYDYLDSCSGLTISMYRKRLLAYKSMGYQIHSPERSFGVRSVQSNLFAKDI encoded by the coding sequence ATGTCTAAAGAACATATTCAATCTATCGAAGAACGATTACGCATCCTAGATAGCGAGCGAAAAGTTCTTGCCGCTGAGCTAATTACTCTTCGATCAAAGGAACTCGTTCAAACTAGGGTTCTTCTGGGAATTTCAGCCCGTGCTATTCCACCATCAACTCCCGATGACAAAATCGAACTATTTTTATCACTTTTTCGCTGCCGTGAATCCGTCTATCCGAGACTTTGGGAGAATCAGAAACAAGGTAAAAAGGGTTACGCTCCAGCATGCCGCAATGAGTGGGTTAGAAGTGTATGTGAAAAACCAAAAATTAAATGTTCAGATTGTCCAAATCAGGCATTTTTACCTTTAGATAATGTTGCGGTAAAAGGTCATCTCCAAGGTACTCATACGATTGGAACCTATGCAATAAGACAGGGTGATACTTGTATATTTCTAGCTGCTGACTTTGATGGTGAGGGTTGGGAAGAAGACGTTCTGGCATACAAACAGGTAGCGCAAACATTGGGCGTTGAAATAGCCGTTGAACGGTCTCGCTCAGGTAATGGAGCTCACTGCTGGATCTTTTTTCGTGAATCAGTTCCTGCTCGAATAGCTCGACAGTTGGGTACGTTACTTGTTTCAAGAGCAGTTGAACTTCGACATTCTATTAAACTATCAACTTATGATAGATTTTTTCCAAATCAGGATTATTTGCCGAATGACGGTTTTGGTAATCTCATTGCACTTCCGCTTCAAAAAATAGCGCGTGATGCGGGGAATTCTGTATTTATTGATGAAGCCTTTCAGTCTTTTGAGGATCAATGGATATATCTTTCTCAAGTTAAACGTCTGTCCAACAATGAGGTGGTATCAATTCTAGAAGAGTATTTACCAGAGCGAAATACCTTCAGCTTGATACCAGAGATCAATGCACTTGAGACCGACGAGCGAATCATGAAAGTTGCTAAGCCTAAACTATTCAAAGGGCTTTATACTGGTAATGTAGAAATTGAATTGGGCTCACAGCTTTCCATTAAACTCGCTGATCTGCCAGGCCCCCTAGTTACGGCTTTAAAGCGCACAGCTACATTCGCAAATCCGAAATTTTATGAGCTTGAGAGAATGCGCTTTTCAACCTATCCACACTCACGTTTTATTTTCTGTGGAGATGTACAACAAGATACCCTCGTTTTACCAAGAGGCGTTTTGGATCAATGTATAGAATTAGCTCAAGAAGTGGGTGCGCAAACAATAATTCGTGATATTCGACTCACACATAAAAAGATGAAAACTGTATTTAATGGCGAACTGCAACCTGAGCAGAAAAAAGCTCTCAACAAAATTATTGAAAATGATACAGGCGTATTGCTAGCCCCTCCAGGTTCTGGCAAAACAGTTATTGCGTGTGCTTTAATTGCTAAACGAAAACTTCCAACACTTATTTTAGTTCATAGACAACCATTGCTAGATCAATGGAAAGAGCAAATTCATCGATTTTTAGATGTTCCCATAAAAGAGATTGGCACATTTGCCAGTTCCAAGAAAAAGCTCACTGGTAAAATTGATATCGCTATGATTCAAACTCTGACAAAAACAGATGAGATAGAGGAGTTGCTCTCTGGTTATAGCCAAGTCATTGTTGACGAATGTCATCACATACCGGCTGTTTCGTTTGAGTCTTTACTCAAGAGAATTTCATCAAAGTATATTCTAGGGCTTACGGCTACTCCTTATAGAAAAGATGGTCATCACAAGATTTTATTCATGCAATGTGGTCCAATCCGGTATGAAATTAAATCTGCAGACAATAATTCTTTGTCAAAGCGGGTAGTTGTTCATGAAACTACTTTTCAACTCTCGGCTGAGCTAGGCCATCAACCGCCAATACACGTTGTGTGGGAAAAATTAACAGCAGATCAAGAGCGTAATAATCTTATTGTAGAGGATATTACGTCTGCCATTCATGAGGGTAGGTTTCCGCTTGTTATTTCAGATCGAAAAGAACATTTAGAGCAATTGGCTGACAAAACAGCTGAGCGCAATCCAAACATCAAAGTTTTTCGTTTAGAAGGAACTTTAGGTAAAAAAGCGCGGCGCCAAGTGTTTGATGAAATTAGCCTTGGCCTTGAAACAAAAGTGCCACAGTGCTTGTTTGCAACGGCCTCATTGATCGGGGAGGGTGTAGATATCCCTCGTCTCGATACCCTTGTCTTAGCGATGCCTATATCGTTTAAAGGGCGAATGGTTCAATACGCCGGGCGCTTGCATCGTCCCTTTCCAGGTAAGAAAGATGTGTTGATTTATGACTACTTGGACTCATGCAGCGGTCTGACAATCTCAATGTATCGTAAGCGTCTACTAGCCTATAAATCTATGGGATATCAGATTCATTCGCCTGAGCGTAGTTTTGGTGTGAGAAGTGTGCAAAGCAATTTGTTCGCAAAGGATATATAG
- a CDS encoding type II toxin-antitoxin system RelE/ParE family toxin, whose product MKVSFYETASGRSPVQDFIEGLSKVDKARFVEVFENIEKHGFGCPRVIFKPLRGKLWEIKFQSVGGGYRIAYVIVEASTMVWLHVFRKTTQKTPLKDLELAEKRMKEVLGL is encoded by the coding sequence ATGAAAGTATCCTTCTATGAAACAGCATCTGGTCGTAGTCCTGTACAAGATTTTATCGAAGGTCTTTCAAAGGTAGATAAGGCAAGATTCGTTGAAGTGTTTGAGAATATTGAGAAGCACGGTTTTGGTTGCCCCAGAGTTATATTTAAACCTCTTCGGGGAAAACTCTGGGAGATAAAATTTCAAAGTGTCGGCGGAGGTTATCGAATCGCTTATGTGATTGTTGAAGCTAGCACTATGGTTTGGCTTCATGTTTTTAGAAAAACTACTCAGAAAACTCCTCTAAAAGATTTGGAGTTGGCTGAAAAAAGAATGAAGGAGGTTTTAGGATTATGA
- a CDS encoding helix-turn-helix transcriptional regulator, whose amino-acid sequence MKAKKAYRSAKPFFDKLLKDPEVRISYEEEKAKSKIAVAVKSARLHANLTQAQLAKKIGTTQSVIARLEGGLDKRVASLPLLARIAAACGAHLEFGFSFGRAS is encoded by the coding sequence ATGAAAGCGAAAAAAGCATATAGATCTGCAAAACCATTTTTTGATAAACTTTTAAAAGATCCCGAAGTGCGTATTTCTTATGAAGAAGAGAAGGCGAAGTCTAAAATTGCAGTTGCGGTTAAATCTGCAAGGCTGCATGCAAATTTAACTCAGGCTCAGTTAGCCAAAAAAATCGGAACTACACAGAGCGTGATTGCACGCCTTGAAGGTGGTTTAGATAAAAGAGTCGCATCTCTACCTCTCCTTGCACGTATTGCAGCCGCATGCGGAGCCCATCTTGAATTTGGTTTTTCTTTTGGTCGAGCGAGCTAA
- the spoVG gene encoding septation regulator SpoVG, translated as MEITEVKVFAVNEERLKAYVTITIDACFVVRDLKIINGTNGLFVAMPSKKRKDGQFKDIAHPLNNETREKIENKIFEVYEAELKKMGQTLEQMTIAKSSTPDYDQSDDDGRA; from the coding sequence ATGGAAATCACCGAGGTAAAAGTATTCGCAGTTAATGAAGAAAGGCTCAAAGCCTACGTCACAATCACCATCGACGCATGCTTTGTGGTCCGCGACTTAAAGATCATTAACGGAACAAATGGTCTTTTCGTGGCAATGCCCAGCAAAAAGCGAAAAGATGGCCAATTCAAAGATATCGCCCACCCGCTCAACAACGAAACTCGAGAAAAAATCGAAAACAAGATCTTTGAAGTCTACGAAGCCGAGCTAAAAAAGATGGGCCAAACTTTAGAACAAATGACTATTGCAAAATCATCTACTCCCGATTATGACCAATCAGACGACGACGGAAGAGCCTAA